A region of Phytohabitans rumicis DNA encodes the following proteins:
- a CDS encoding SMP-30/gluconolactonase/LRE family protein, which produces MVKLGDLVDPYAQPERLGGDAAWSEGPLWLPGEDAVIWSDIPGNRILRWSAGTGAVTVDRTGVEFTNGRCLDRDGQVVTCSHGRRAIEGGPAGEPGEVLVDRFGAARLNSPNDVVVAADGAIWFTDPPYGIVQPHEGHPGEREYGDCYVFRFDPATGELAPAVLDVEEPNGLAFSPDGSLLYVTDTSAALRTDGTGNHWIRVYDVVDGRRCKNGRVFAEVTPGLADGIKVDVDGNVWTSSADSIQVYAPDGTRLGKIPVPEKVGNLCFGGPDGDVLFIAAGTGLYRLPTRTQGAAR; this is translated from the coding sequence ATGGTGAAGCTGGGCGACCTGGTCGACCCGTACGCGCAGCCCGAGCGGCTCGGCGGCGACGCCGCCTGGAGCGAGGGACCGCTGTGGCTGCCCGGCGAGGACGCCGTGATCTGGTCGGACATTCCCGGCAACCGGATCCTGCGGTGGAGCGCCGGCACCGGTGCCGTGACCGTCGACCGTACCGGGGTGGAGTTCACCAACGGGCGCTGCCTCGACCGGGACGGCCAGGTGGTGACCTGCTCACACGGCCGGCGGGCGATCGAGGGTGGCCCGGCCGGCGAGCCCGGCGAGGTGCTCGTCGACCGCTTCGGCGCGGCCCGGCTCAACTCGCCCAACGACGTCGTGGTGGCCGCCGACGGCGCGATCTGGTTCACCGACCCGCCGTACGGGATCGTGCAGCCGCACGAGGGCCACCCCGGGGAGCGGGAGTACGGCGACTGCTACGTGTTTCGCTTCGACCCGGCCACCGGCGAGCTGGCCCCGGCCGTGCTGGACGTGGAGGAGCCCAACGGGCTGGCCTTCTCGCCGGACGGGTCGCTGCTGTACGTGACCGACACGTCGGCGGCCCTGCGCACCGACGGCACGGGCAACCACTGGATCCGGGTGTACGACGTGGTCGACGGCCGGCGGTGCAAGAACGGCCGGGTCTTCGCCGAGGTGACGCCGGGCCTGGCGGACGGGATCAAGGTCGACGTCGACGGCAACGTCTGGACGTCCAGCGCCGACTCGATCCAGGTGTACGCGCCGGACGGCACCCGCCTGGGCAAGATCCCGGTGCCGGAGAAGGTCGGCAACCTGTGCTTCGGCGGCCCGGACGGGGACGTGCTCTTCATCGCCGCCGGCACCGGCCTGTACCGCCTGCCCACCCGCACTCAGGGAGCGGCCCGATGA
- a CDS encoding fibronectin type III domain-containing protein — MKYPPWTKIVLGLTTSVLIGLPGFATPAGATPKGDPATGTVQVKIHTPDGIPATVTLAGKTRQVAAKAPTGTSTLVSLSLPAGLYHVPPVSTTVDGVRYVGHASPPVAVVKSGAMTTVNVTYAPDGGAHHLVATDLTRTSLKLSWNAPAGARFVLRRTPGGTPVSLKTLGVGVPVKGTSAADQGLKPGTRYTYSLFTQTKHGWTGPLVSSISTTPPVGSTQATYVAAPTTLLAVPADLAAAQTTGTGVQVVLRSQVPPPLLGSAVVLPISAALPGGFLGVVTSITPDGRTLGLAAGALIDAFDYYELDVPEFSVAAAGGGGAPSATAKAAAAKAADVDCGGSAEPPRSRSRPPSRWRAISAPRSTSTSSWASRSPPARPWTSG; from the coding sequence GTGAAGTATCCACCATGGACAAAGATCGTGCTGGGGTTGACCACGTCCGTCCTCATCGGACTGCCCGGGTTCGCGACGCCCGCGGGAGCCACGCCGAAAGGTGACCCGGCAACGGGCACCGTACAGGTGAAGATCCATACACCGGACGGCATTCCGGCGACCGTCACGCTGGCCGGCAAGACGCGGCAGGTCGCTGCCAAGGCCCCCACCGGCACGTCCACGCTGGTCTCCCTTTCCCTGCCGGCAGGGCTCTACCATGTGCCGCCGGTGAGCACCACGGTCGACGGCGTGCGGTACGTAGGCCACGCGTCGCCGCCGGTCGCCGTCGTGAAGTCAGGTGCGATGACGACCGTCAACGTGACCTACGCTCCGGATGGCGGGGCGCATCATCTGGTCGCCACGGACCTGACCCGGACCAGCCTGAAGCTCTCCTGGAACGCACCCGCCGGCGCCCGGTTCGTCCTGCGGCGTACGCCCGGTGGTACGCCGGTCTCGCTCAAGACCCTGGGCGTCGGCGTGCCGGTCAAAGGCACCTCGGCCGCCGACCAAGGGCTGAAGCCGGGAACGCGGTACACGTACTCACTGTTCACCCAGACCAAGCACGGCTGGACCGGCCCCCTGGTCAGCTCCATCAGCACCACGCCGCCGGTCGGATCCACGCAGGCCACCTACGTCGCCGCGCCGACGACGCTGCTCGCCGTGCCGGCCGACCTAGCCGCCGCGCAGACCACGGGAACGGGCGTCCAGGTCGTGCTGCGGAGCCAGGTACCGCCGCCGCTATTGGGTTCAGCCGTCGTCCTGCCGATCTCGGCCGCGCTTCCCGGCGGCTTCCTCGGCGTCGTCACCTCCATCACGCCCGACGGCCGCACCCTCGGCCTCGCGGCGGGCGCGCTGATCGACGCGTTCGACTACTACGAGCTCGACGTTCCGGAATTCTCTGTCGCCGCCGCCGGCGGCGGCGGCGCGCCCTCGGCCACGGCCAAGGCCGCGGCGGCCAAGGCGGCCGATGTCGACTGCGGGGGATCGGCGGAACCACCACGATCTCGTTCACGCCCACCGTCACGCTGGCGGGCCATTTCAGCACCAAGGTCGACAAGTACAAGTTCCTGGGCGTCGAGGTCCCCACCGGCGCGTCCGTGGACGTCGGGCTGA
- a CDS encoding aromatic-ring-hydroxylating dioxygenase subunit beta produces MKDLELVGDVTDFLLLEAELADASAYDEWLALWDDPCTYWVPCNLDDYDPTKHVSIIYDDRARLEERCFRLTAGGAHSQEPRSKVCRVVGNIRVVNPHGEDDTVEATARTILVELRLGRKSVYAARVHYTLRRTPEGFKLRHKKVLLLDADEPLGNMTFLI; encoded by the coding sequence ATGAAGGATCTGGAACTGGTGGGGGACGTGACCGACTTCCTCCTCCTGGAGGCCGAGTTGGCCGACGCCAGCGCGTACGACGAGTGGCTCGCGCTGTGGGACGACCCGTGCACGTACTGGGTGCCCTGCAACCTCGACGACTACGACCCGACCAAGCACGTGTCGATCATCTACGACGACCGCGCCCGCCTGGAGGAGCGCTGCTTCCGGCTGACCGCCGGCGGCGCCCACTCCCAGGAACCGCGGTCGAAGGTGTGCCGGGTCGTCGGCAACATCCGCGTCGTCAACCCGCACGGCGAGGACGACACCGTCGAGGCCACCGCCCGGACGATCCTGGTCGAGCTGCGGTTGGGCCGCAAATCCGTGTACGCCGCCCGTGTCCACTACACGCTGCGGCGCACCCCGGAGGGCTTCAAGCTGCGCCACAAGAAGGTGCTGCTGCTCGACGCCGATGAACCGCTGGGCAACATGACGTTCCTCATCTGA
- a CDS encoding aromatic ring-hydroxylating oxygenase subunit alpha: MADYAALVQPDRVHSAVFTSEDIYKDELEKIFYRYWVYVAHESEIPRPGDYCTKWIGEKQLIVSRAADGSIGIFFNRCRHRGAAVCMDEYGNANFFRCPYHGWTYNSAGDLVGVPYPSRYGEGFDKSTLGLARVPRVDTSAGFIFASMAPDGPPLAEHLGKAAGFLADFVKASPLGTVSLSAGTSKSAFWGNWKFVGMDGYHTNFTHKTVLDLRQRKAGASYNRGAGNSDKSANESWDLGNGHCRLDLTGRDKVAIGAASNTSIAAGIPDNADGHEYMRLMSEAYGDGAHEVIRRSRDVHIHVWPNLQLIGSQVRVIRPLAAGHTEVMSYPAMLDGVPDSINTERIRSFEWFSGVASFGTPDDTEVFERNQIGLRADYIPWLVLARGLTVAPQEDGSTVGNVTDEVPQRAQMKAWLRSMTSPEVS; the protein is encoded by the coding sequence ATGGCTGACTACGCCGCACTCGTTCAGCCGGACCGCGTGCACTCCGCGGTCTTCACGAGCGAGGACATCTACAAGGACGAGCTGGAGAAGATCTTCTACCGGTACTGGGTGTACGTGGCGCACGAGTCGGAGATCCCGCGACCCGGCGACTACTGCACCAAGTGGATCGGCGAGAAGCAGCTCATCGTCTCGCGGGCCGCCGACGGATCGATCGGCATCTTCTTCAACCGCTGCCGGCACCGCGGCGCCGCCGTGTGCATGGACGAGTACGGCAACGCGAACTTCTTCCGCTGCCCGTACCACGGCTGGACGTACAACTCCGCCGGCGACCTGGTCGGCGTGCCCTACCCGTCCCGGTACGGCGAGGGCTTCGACAAGAGCACGCTGGGCCTGGCCCGGGTGCCCCGCGTCGACACTTCGGCGGGCTTCATCTTCGCCTCGATGGCGCCGGACGGTCCGCCGCTGGCCGAGCACCTGGGCAAGGCGGCCGGCTTCCTGGCGGACTTCGTCAAGGCGTCGCCGCTGGGCACCGTCTCGCTGTCCGCGGGCACGTCCAAGTCGGCGTTCTGGGGCAACTGGAAGTTCGTGGGCATGGACGGGTACCACACCAACTTCACCCACAAGACGGTCCTGGACCTGCGGCAGCGCAAGGCGGGCGCATCGTACAACCGGGGCGCCGGCAACTCCGACAAGTCCGCCAACGAGAGCTGGGACCTGGGCAACGGGCACTGCCGGCTGGACCTGACCGGCCGGGACAAGGTCGCCATCGGGGCCGCGTCCAACACGTCCATCGCCGCCGGCATCCCCGACAACGCCGACGGGCACGAGTACATGCGCCTGATGAGCGAGGCGTACGGCGACGGCGCGCACGAGGTCATCCGCCGCTCCCGGGACGTACACATCCACGTCTGGCCCAACCTGCAGCTGATCGGCTCCCAGGTACGCGTCATCCGGCCGCTGGCCGCGGGGCATACCGAGGTGATGAGCTATCCGGCCATGTTGGACGGTGTGCCGGACTCCATCAACACCGAGCGGATCCGCTCGTTCGAGTGGTTCAGCGGCGTCGCCAGCTTCGGCACCCCGGACGACACCGAGGTGTTCGAGCGCAACCAGATCGGGCTGCGGGCCGACTACATCCCGTGGCTGGTCCTCGCGCGCGGCCTGACGGTCGCGCCGCAGGAGGACGGCTCGACGGTCGGCAACGTCACCGACGAGGTACCGCAGCGCGCCCAGATGAAGGCGTGGCTGCGCAGCATGACTTCCCCGGAGGTTTCGTGA
- a CDS encoding NAD(P)/FAD-dependent oxidoreductase has product MTESNDVLIVGGSIAGVRTAEGLRRHGFDGRVTILEAGPDLPYDRPALSKQVLAAGHSTESVMLRTQADLDKARIELRRGCRAAGLDLDAGTVRLAGGGTLAYSNLVIATGAAPRRLATAPAGAGVHYLRTLADAERLREAIDGPVRVVVVGGGFIGSEVAAAAAARSASVTVVEPYAFPLSRVLGDLVGKRLARLHESQGVQLVLGRSVSAIGADRAGGQRVVLDDGTTLGCEAVVVGIGAVPATDWLAGSGLDVADGVVCDEFCRASAPGVFAVGDVARWPNPLFAEAMRVEHWTNAVEQAGVVAWNIAHPDRPRPYAPVPYVWSDQYGSRLQIVGRPRPSDDVRVVLDDDGFVALYVRDHELVGAFGLNAPSQVLALRRALAARTRLDGITL; this is encoded by the coding sequence ATGACAGAGTCTAACGACGTGCTGATCGTCGGCGGTTCCATCGCCGGCGTGCGGACGGCCGAAGGGCTGCGCCGGCACGGGTTCGACGGCCGCGTCACGATCCTCGAAGCCGGCCCGGACCTGCCGTACGACCGGCCCGCCCTGTCCAAGCAGGTGCTCGCCGCCGGCCACAGCACCGAGTCGGTCATGCTGCGCACGCAGGCGGACCTCGACAAGGCCCGCATCGAGCTGCGCCGCGGCTGCCGCGCCGCCGGCCTCGACCTGGACGCGGGTACCGTCCGGCTGGCCGGCGGCGGCACCCTGGCGTACTCGAATCTCGTCATCGCCACGGGCGCGGCGCCCCGCCGGCTGGCCACCGCCCCGGCGGGCGCCGGGGTGCACTACCTGCGCACGCTCGCGGACGCCGAGCGGCTGCGCGAGGCCATCGACGGGCCGGTCCGGGTCGTGGTCGTGGGCGGCGGCTTCATCGGCTCGGAGGTGGCCGCCGCGGCCGCGGCGCGGTCCGCGAGCGTCACCGTGGTCGAGCCGTACGCGTTTCCGCTGAGCCGGGTGCTCGGCGACCTCGTCGGCAAGCGGCTGGCCCGGCTGCACGAGAGCCAGGGCGTCCAGCTCGTCCTGGGCCGCTCGGTGAGCGCGATCGGCGCGGACCGCGCGGGCGGCCAGCGCGTCGTCCTCGACGACGGTACGACGCTCGGGTGCGAGGCGGTGGTCGTCGGCATCGGCGCGGTCCCGGCCACGGACTGGCTGGCCGGGTCCGGGCTCGACGTGGCCGACGGCGTGGTGTGCGACGAGTTCTGCCGGGCCAGCGCGCCCGGTGTCTTCGCGGTCGGCGACGTGGCCCGCTGGCCCAACCCGCTCTTCGCCGAGGCGATGCGCGTCGAGCACTGGACGAACGCCGTGGAGCAGGCCGGCGTGGTGGCGTGGAACATCGCGCACCCGGACCGGCCGCGCCCCTACGCGCCCGTCCCGTACGTCTGGTCCGACCAGTACGGCAGCCGGCTGCAGATCGTCGGACGGCCGCGACCCTCCGACGACGTGCGGGTGGTTCTGGACGACGACGGCTTTGTCGCGCTGTACGTTCGTGATCATGAGCTGGTCGGGGCCTTCGGGCTGAACGCACCGTCGCAGGTGCTCGCGCTGCGCCGCGCGCTGGCCGCGCGCACCAGGCTTGACGGGATCACGCTTTGA
- a CDS encoding ferredoxin, giving the protein MKLYVEVEKCCGFGECVALAPALFRMGNDNRAQLLGDGTVAEADAESARTAAFACPAEAIGIDE; this is encoded by the coding sequence GTGAAGCTGTATGTCGAGGTCGAGAAGTGCTGCGGGTTCGGCGAGTGCGTCGCGCTCGCGCCCGCGCTGTTTCGGATGGGCAACGACAACCGGGCCCAGTTGCTCGGCGACGGGACGGTGGCGGAGGCCGACGCGGAGTCGGCGCGTACGGCCGCCTTCGCCTGCCCGGCGGAGGCCATCGGGATAGACGAATGA
- a CDS encoding thiamine pyrophosphate-binding protein: protein MYEADPLPVPVTERPAMRWGSDAIAELLSRLDLPYIAMVPGSSYRGLHDSLVNYLGNTGPKLVVCLHEEHSVAIAQGYAKVTGEPMLVGLHSNVGLMHAAMAIYNAYCDRAPMVLIGATGPLDAAKRRPWIDWVHTSADQAAIVRHYVKWDDQPGSVPAALESLLRGYRLTRTEPSAPVYVCLDSELQETEISKGVIDAVTVPDPARYPAPTEPAPDASTVDQILAMLSAAQRPLVLMGRAGRTREEWDRRVALVEALGVACLTDMRLPAVFPTAHPQHPARPAAGRLSPSGVELMRQSDLILSLQWTDLSGPLAAAFGDGPRPPVIACKNSGALLNGWTKDHFALVPADLEVTAGADQVVGALLARVGEQPAVQRPGWPPALPATGSGTRPEVDGDPILMSDLAAAIRQAAGDRDITYTTLPLGWSGEDAVFTGPLDYLGRDGGGGVGSGPGIAVGAALALDGTGRVPVAVLGDGDYLMGGSALWTAAHYRLPLLVVVANNRSYFNDEGHQRQVAQRRSRPVENRTVGQHLRDPDPDPATIARGHGLTAYGPVLDPDDLQPVLAKAFAEVVAGGTVVVDVRVNPYGYGRA from the coding sequence ATGTATGAGGCCGACCCGTTGCCGGTGCCGGTCACCGAGCGCCCGGCCATGCGGTGGGGCAGTGACGCCATCGCGGAGCTGCTGAGCCGGCTCGACCTGCCGTACATCGCGATGGTTCCGGGCTCCAGCTACCGGGGCCTGCACGACAGCCTCGTGAACTACCTCGGCAACACCGGTCCGAAGCTGGTCGTGTGCCTGCACGAGGAGCACTCCGTCGCCATCGCCCAGGGGTACGCCAAGGTGACCGGCGAGCCGATGCTCGTCGGGCTGCACAGCAACGTGGGCCTGATGCACGCCGCGATGGCCATCTACAACGCGTACTGCGACCGCGCCCCGATGGTCCTCATCGGAGCGACCGGTCCGCTGGACGCCGCCAAGCGCCGGCCGTGGATCGACTGGGTGCACACCTCCGCCGACCAGGCGGCGATCGTGCGCCACTACGTGAAGTGGGACGACCAGCCCGGCTCGGTGCCGGCGGCGCTGGAGTCGCTGCTGCGCGGCTACCGCCTGACCCGTACCGAGCCGTCCGCCCCGGTCTACGTGTGCCTCGACTCGGAGTTGCAGGAAACAGAGATTTCGAAGGGCGTGATCGACGCGGTGACGGTCCCGGATCCGGCGCGGTACCCGGCACCGACCGAGCCGGCGCCAGACGCGTCCACTGTGGACCAGATCCTCGCGATGCTGTCCGCCGCGCAGCGACCGCTCGTACTCATGGGACGCGCTGGGCGTACCCGGGAGGAGTGGGACCGGCGCGTGGCGCTGGTGGAGGCGTTGGGCGTGGCGTGCCTGACGGACATGCGCCTGCCGGCCGTGTTTCCCACCGCGCACCCGCAGCATCCCGCCCGGCCCGCCGCGGGCCGGCTGAGCCCGAGCGGCGTCGAGCTGATGCGGCAGAGCGACCTGATCCTCAGTCTTCAGTGGACGGACCTGTCCGGCCCGCTGGCCGCCGCGTTCGGCGACGGCCCGCGGCCCCCGGTCATCGCCTGCAAGAACTCCGGCGCCCTCCTCAATGGATGGACGAAGGACCACTTCGCGCTGGTCCCCGCCGACCTGGAGGTCACCGCGGGCGCGGACCAGGTCGTCGGGGCCCTGCTGGCCCGGGTGGGAGAGCAGCCGGCGGTCCAGCGGCCCGGCTGGCCGCCGGCGCTGCCGGCGACCGGGTCCGGCACCCGCCCGGAGGTCGACGGCGACCCCATCCTCATGTCCGACCTGGCCGCCGCGATCCGCCAGGCCGCCGGCGACCGGGACATCACCTACACCACGCTTCCGCTGGGCTGGTCCGGCGAGGACGCCGTGTTCACCGGGCCGCTGGACTACCTCGGCCGGGACGGGGGCGGCGGCGTCGGCTCCGGGCCGGGCATCGCCGTCGGGGCCGCGCTGGCGCTGGACGGCACGGGCCGCGTCCCGGTCGCGGTGCTCGGCGACGGCGACTACCTGATGGGTGGCTCAGCACTGTGGACGGCCGCCCACTACCGGCTCCCGCTGCTGGTCGTCGTGGCCAACAACCGCTCGTACTTCAACGACGAGGGCCACCAGCGGCAGGTCGCGCAGCGGCGGTCGCGCCCGGTCGAGAACCGGACGGTCGGCCAGCACCTGCGCGACCCCGACCCGGACCCGGCCACGATCGCGCGCGGTCACGGGCTCACCGCGTACGGGCCGGTCCTGGACCCCGATGACCTGCAACCGGTGCTCGCCAAGGCGTTCGCCGAGGTCGTCGCCGGCGGCACGGTCGTCGTCGACGTCCGGGTCAATCCGTACGGCTACGGCCGCGCCTGA
- a CDS encoding aldehyde dehydrogenase family protein gives MSEFVDGRMLIGGELVQSRTANWLESVNPANEEVIGRVPAAGPEDVHAAVDAALGAFDAWAGLSMAERAQYLRGYAQRLREEGKRILDIEVRDTGNTIAKLRHDVASAVRGIEYFAGLGTELKGETIPASADALHYSVRQPYGVVGRIVPFNHPILFAAKFGAPLMAGNCVVIKPSEQSPLSATVLAEIVRETLPPGVVNIVTGDGAGAGVPLVSHPLVKRISFIGSVPTGMAIQRLAADVAVKHVSLELGGKNPMIVFADADPDVVAANAVNGMNFGWMGQSCGSMSRILLPDSLYDAVLDRIVAKAEAIVQGDPGKEETGAGPMNSKAQYDKALRYIQAGIEDGARLVAGGGRPEGPEFARGYWLRPTVFADVTRDMRIFREEIFGPVMSLVRYPDGDIDEVLRLANDVEYGLTASIWTNDLRLAMRAAREVRAGYVWVNGVSRHFLGTGFGGFKNSGTGREECFDEMLSYTETKTVHVHV, from the coding sequence GTGTCGGAGTTCGTTGATGGGCGCATGCTCATCGGCGGTGAGCTCGTGCAGAGCCGCACCGCGAACTGGTTGGAATCGGTGAACCCGGCCAATGAGGAGGTCATTGGCCGGGTGCCCGCCGCCGGACCGGAGGACGTGCACGCGGCGGTCGACGCCGCGCTGGGCGCCTTCGACGCGTGGGCCGGATTGTCGATGGCCGAGCGCGCCCAATACCTGCGCGGCTACGCGCAGCGCCTGCGGGAGGAGGGCAAGCGGATCCTGGACATCGAGGTCCGCGACACCGGTAACACCATCGCCAAGCTCCGCCACGACGTGGCGAGCGCGGTACGCGGCATCGAGTACTTCGCCGGTCTCGGCACCGAGCTCAAGGGCGAGACGATCCCGGCCAGCGCCGACGCGCTGCACTACTCCGTACGCCAGCCGTACGGAGTAGTGGGCCGGATCGTGCCGTTCAACCACCCGATCCTGTTCGCCGCCAAGTTCGGGGCCCCGCTGATGGCCGGCAACTGCGTGGTCATCAAGCCGTCGGAGCAGTCGCCGCTGTCGGCCACCGTGCTGGCCGAGATCGTGCGGGAGACGCTCCCGCCCGGCGTGGTCAACATCGTCACCGGCGACGGTGCCGGCGCCGGCGTCCCCCTCGTCAGCCACCCGCTCGTCAAGCGCATCTCGTTCATCGGCTCGGTGCCGACCGGCATGGCGATCCAGCGCCTGGCCGCCGACGTGGCGGTCAAGCACGTCAGCCTCGAACTGGGCGGCAAGAACCCGATGATCGTGTTCGCCGACGCCGACCCCGACGTGGTCGCGGCCAACGCGGTCAATGGCATGAACTTCGGCTGGATGGGCCAGTCCTGCGGCTCGATGAGCCGGATCCTGCTGCCCGACTCGCTGTACGACGCGGTGCTCGACCGCATCGTCGCCAAGGCCGAGGCGATCGTCCAGGGCGACCCCGGCAAGGAGGAGACCGGCGCCGGCCCGATGAACTCCAAGGCGCAGTACGACAAGGCGCTGCGCTACATCCAGGCGGGCATCGAGGACGGCGCCCGCCTGGTCGCCGGCGGCGGCCGGCCCGAGGGCCCCGAGTTCGCGCGCGGCTACTGGCTGCGCCCGACGGTCTTCGCCGACGTGACCCGGGACATGCGCATCTTCCGGGAGGAGATCTTCGGCCCGGTCATGTCGCTGGTCCGCTACCCGGACGGCGACATCGACGAGGTCTTGCGGCTCGCCAACGACGTCGAGTACGGCCTGACCGCGTCCATCTGGACCAACGACCTGAGGCTCGCCATGCGGGCCGCGCGCGAGGTCCGCGCCGGCTACGTCTGGGTGAACGGCGTGTCCCGGCACTTCCTCGGCACCGGCTTCGGCGGCTTCAAGAACTCCGGAACGGGCCGCGAGGAGTGCTTCGACGAGATGCTCAGCTACACCGAGACGAAGACGGTGCACGTCCATGTATGA
- a CDS encoding ABC transporter substrate-binding protein — MRGIYRLTSLAVGAVLVAGVLTACGDDGATIQADAQTGNRKIRIAAPFISTMNSAVLYAQGNGIFAKYNIETEFIEINGAGGLQATLGGSTDMAITSSVNPVAALEQGQEFPIVAQIGNGFPESVLVTADAWKQSGLTDASPLKDKMAFLAGKAWGVSSPQGSSSYMAKYMFQLAGLSDKDFKINSLGSATGTLAALKSKKVVAGSMGSPYPQVAEAEGYAKLFINVSGGEVPELTNTLTSVVAVTPQFYQNNKQLIADFKKALGEAQKLVYENSSVVDEWIYTNHFKGSPKEAVLAGVNDQREGGAIAKTPDVDPAAAERLVNFMKATGQPVPDDWRKIFVDITA; from the coding sequence ATGAGAGGGATATATCGGCTGACGAGCCTCGCCGTGGGCGCGGTGCTCGTGGCTGGGGTACTGACCGCCTGTGGTGACGACGGTGCGACGATCCAGGCGGACGCGCAGACCGGCAACCGGAAGATCCGGATCGCCGCACCGTTCATCAGCACCATGAATTCGGCCGTCCTGTACGCACAGGGCAACGGCATCTTCGCGAAATACAACATCGAGACCGAATTCATCGAGATCAACGGCGCGGGCGGCCTGCAGGCGACCCTCGGCGGCAGCACCGACATGGCGATCACCTCGTCGGTCAACCCGGTGGCCGCCCTGGAGCAGGGCCAGGAGTTCCCGATCGTCGCGCAGATCGGCAACGGCTTCCCCGAGTCGGTCCTGGTGACCGCGGACGCCTGGAAGCAGAGCGGCCTGACGGACGCCTCGCCGCTGAAGGACAAGATGGCGTTCCTGGCCGGCAAGGCGTGGGGCGTGTCCAGCCCGCAGGGCTCCAGCAGCTACATGGCCAAGTACATGTTCCAGCTGGCCGGCCTGTCCGACAAGGACTTCAAAATCAACTCCCTGGGCTCCGCCACCGGCACCCTGGCCGCGCTGAAGAGCAAGAAGGTCGTCGCCGGCAGCATGGGCTCGCCGTACCCGCAGGTGGCCGAGGCGGAGGGCTACGCGAAGCTCTTCATCAACGTCAGCGGCGGCGAGGTGCCCGAGCTGACCAACACCCTGACGTCGGTCGTCGCCGTGACGCCGCAGTTCTACCAGAACAACAAGCAGCTCATCGCCGACTTCAAGAAGGCGCTCGGCGAGGCGCAGAAGCTCGTCTACGAGAACTCCTCGGTCGTCGACGAGTGGATCTACACCAACCACTTCAAGGGCAGCCCCAAGGAAGCCGTGCTGGCGGGCGTCAACGACCAGCGCGAGGGCGGCGCCATCGCCAAGACGCCGGACGTCGACCCCGCCGCCGCGGAACGGCTGGTCAACTTCATGAAGGCGACCGGCCAGCCCGTACCGGACGACTGGCGCAAGATCTTCGTCGACATCACCGCCTGA
- a CDS encoding ABC transporter permease — protein sequence MTTQTVAAKPAPAAPARPAQTPGDRRDKVVDLVRLWAIRIAIVVVFCSAWQFSSGRIFPVFIVSSPTLVVERFGDFMQGGELFSHLGYTMRACGMGFAIGALIGSTLGLLFGIYESISRVISPFAAMLYSTPKIMLSPLIVVWVGVDLTMKVFVATFACMWVIFYNVWNATRRIDRNLLDQMRLMGANQRQIIVGLYLPSALTWLLTSLRVAFPVALIGAVVGEFVASSQGLGYLALDSGQRYDSAGVLVAVLTITVTAMTIDSILAAIQRKVALWQGEGVRG from the coding sequence ATGACGACGCAGACCGTCGCGGCCAAGCCGGCGCCCGCCGCCCCCGCCAGGCCGGCGCAGACGCCGGGAGACCGGCGGGACAAGGTCGTGGACCTCGTCCGGCTCTGGGCGATCCGGATCGCCATCGTGGTGGTCTTCTGCTCGGCGTGGCAGTTCTCCAGCGGCCGGATCTTCCCGGTGTTCATCGTCTCCAGCCCGACGCTGGTCGTCGAGCGCTTCGGCGACTTCATGCAGGGCGGGGAGCTGTTCTCGCACCTGGGTTACACCATGCGCGCCTGCGGCATGGGCTTCGCCATCGGCGCGCTGATCGGCAGCACGCTGGGCCTCCTCTTCGGCATCTACGAGTCCATCTCGCGGGTGATCTCACCGTTCGCCGCGATGCTGTACTCGACACCGAAGATCATGCTCTCGCCGCTCATCGTCGTGTGGGTCGGCGTGGACCTGACCATGAAGGTGTTCGTCGCGACCTTCGCCTGCATGTGGGTCATCTTCTACAACGTCTGGAACGCCACCCGGCGCATCGACCGCAACCTGCTCGACCAGATGCGCCTGATGGGTGCCAACCAGCGTCAGATCATCGTCGGCCTGTACCTGCCGTCGGCGTTGACCTGGCTACTCACCAGCCTGCGGGTCGCCTTCCCCGTCGCGCTCATCGGCGCGGTGGTCGGCGAGTTCGTGGCTTCCTCGCAGGGCCTGGGATACCTGGCCCTGGATTCCGGCCAGCGTTACGACTCCGCGGGGGTGCTCGTGGCGGTTCTGACCATCACCGTCACGGCGATGACCATCGATTCAATTTTGGCAGCCATCCAGCGCAAGGTGGCGCTGTGGCAGGGTGAAGGAGTACGCGGATGA